The following proteins come from a genomic window of Castor canadensis chromosome 17, mCasCan1.hap1v2, whole genome shotgun sequence:
- the Rpl14 gene encoding large ribosomal subunit protein eL14 → MVFRRFVEIGRVAYVSFGPHAGKLVAIVDVIDQNRALVDGPCTRVRRQAMPFKCMQLTDFILKFPHSARQKCVRQAWEKADISTKWAATRWAKKIEARERKAKMTDFDRFKVMKAKKMRNRIIKNEVKKLQRAALLKASPKKAPVAKAAIAAAAATAKAKGPAKKATDGGKKAPAQKAPAQKATGQKAAPPAKAQKGQKAPAQKAAAPKASGKKA, encoded by the exons ATG GTGTTCAGGCGCTTCGTGGAGATTGGCCGGGTGGCCTACGTCTCCTTTGGGCCTCATGCCGGAAAACTGGTCGCGATTGTAGATGTTATTGATCAGAACAGG GCTTTGGTTGATGGACCTTGCACTCGGGTGAGAAGACAGGCCatgcctttcaaatgcatgcAGCTCACCGACTTCATCCTGAAGTTTCCACACAG TGCCCGTCAGAAGTGCGTGCGACAAGCCTGGGAGAAAGCAGATATCAGTACAAAATGGGCAGCCACAAGATGGGCCAAGAAGATTGAAGCCAGAGAAAGG aaAGCAAAGATGACAGATTTCGATCGTTTTAAAGTCATGAAGGCAAAGAAAATG AGGAATAGAATAATCAAAAATGAAGTTAAGAAACTTCAAAGAGCAGCTCTCCTGAAAGCTTCTCCCAAAAAAGCACCTGTCGCTAAGGCAGCGATAGCAGCTGCGGCGGCAACTGCTAAAGCTAAAGGTCCAGCGAAAAAGGCTACTGATGGAGGCAAGAAGGCCCCGGCCCAGAAGGCTCCTGCCCAGAAAGCCACAGGCCAGAAGGCAGCTCCGCCTGCAAAAGCTCAGAAGGGCCAGAAGGCTCCAGCCCAGAAAGCAGCTGCTCCAAAGGCATCTGGCAAGAAAGCATAA
- the LOC109695126 gene encoding LOW QUALITY PROTEIN: DNA excision repair protein ERCC-6-like (The sequence of the model RefSeq protein was modified relative to this genomic sequence to represent the inferred CDS: inserted 11 bases in 9 codons; deleted 4 bases in 4 codons; substituted 5 bases at 5 genomic stop codons), which produces MGLGKTVQIIAFLSVMLDASLVEHLLVIMPTILISTWVREFTNWTSGMRVKTFHSLSKDKIPKASDRFSKEWDLTITTYPMVINNWXQLSSFHDQEFVWYYVILDEAHRIKSSSTKSAISAQAVPARNRLLRTGTPIQNNLQELWSPFDFACQGSLLVLGTLKTFKMEYEKPISRQKDATPGESALGFRISENLMAIIKPYFLRRTKEVQKKRSSNPEVRDSEKNAGVNTICEMPSLSRKNDLIIWICLVPLQEEIYRKFTSLDHIKELLMEIRSPLDELGVLKKLCEHPQLLSVWVCHLLNLGTVNSEDGNEEEDSSDVDNTDHMTDDALQEESGKMILFFFFCETLNEGHQTQVFSHSRQILNIIECLLKNKHVKTLQIDGTVTQLWEREKRVQLFQXNEENSVFLLTTLIXGVGLTLTAAITVVIFDPSWNPATDVQAVDRVYRIGQEENVVVYRLITCGTVEEKMYRKQVFKDSLIRQTTXAKKNFSKQELRQLFTIEDLQHSVTRLQHAAQXASDKKLAEHTXLHSLVIAGLLDHDVMYMCDLSVKEEFDVTESXYIQHTVQKAQFLVEFESQNMMEKQRTGNEGAWLRAPVFPSQTKKKYPKLNKPQPCFSPLMXTQEEDIRSQMENVSIYDHAKETETXDLYSIMMNGPMLQDGXGTHRKINSMLTLVTLPKGVGGVXGIWTKSLLGIVRSFVAENKAVQKGPLQGGPMQEALRENHLGSFNYLLSQSIRIDLGPNLDLQDCEIFYHCSPWLINSTTNENKNTELNVSIIKIPNDFSASHSTLHGAQGNEAKLEEEPLASSLQCGYDFSLFLEDSAXNRQNLSHKSSEHVXGNSLCGSATNSRAESLHHPSLDSSKKDEPEEVGVNVKTRRKARRILSDDKDEDDSFKCTSNTRPFSKSPFQFSSVRQFDVSLPQNDKSPPXRFFSPEIPDNVNKSPNSRRSLVSRRSLINGDLDHVEKMDSDSSI; this is translated from the exons ATGGGGTTAGGGAAAACAGTTCAAATCATTGCCTTCCTTTCTGTTATGCTTGATGCTTCCCTTGTGGAGCACTTGCTAGTGATCATGCCAACCATTCTCATTAGCACATGGGTCAGAGAATTTACCAATTGGACCTCAGGAATGAGAGTCAAAACCTTTCACAGCCTTAGCAAGGATAAAATACCCAAAGCCTCAGACAGATTCAGCAAAGAATG ggacctaacaattaCTACATACCCAATGGTGATCAACAACTGGTAGCAACTTTCAAGCTTTCATGACCAAGAGTTTGTGTGGTACTACGTCATACTTGATGAAGCCCATAGAATT AAAAGTTCATCTACTAAATCAGCAATCAGCGCTCAAGCTGTGCCTGCAAGGAATCGCCTCCTCCGCACAGGAACCCCAATCCAGAATAATTTGCAAGAGCTTTGGTCCCCGTTTGATTTTGCTTGCCAAGGGTCCTTGCTAGTGTTAG GaacattaaaaacttttaaaatggagTATGAAAAACCTATTAGTAGACAGAAGGATGCTACCCCAGGAGAAAGTGCCTTGGGATTTAGGATATCTGAAAATTTAATGGCAATCATAAAACCCTATTTTCTCAGGAGGACCAAAGAAGTACAGAAGAAAAGGTCAAGTAACCCAGAAGTCAGAGATAGTGAAAAGAATGCAGGTGTCAATACCATTTGTGAAATGCCTTCCCTTTCCAGGAAAAATGATTTAATAATTTGGATATGTCTTGTACCTTTACAAGAAGAGATTTATAGGAAATTCACATCTTTAGATCACATCAAGGAGCTGTTAATGGAGATACGTTCACCTTTGGATGAGCTAGGTGTCTTAAAGAAGCTATGTGAACATCCCCAGCTGCTGTCTGTGTGGGTTTGTCATTTGCTGAATCTAGGAACTGTC AATTCTGAAGATGGAAACGAGGAGGAGGATTCCTCAGATGTGGACAACACTGATCACATGACTGATGATGCACTGCAGGAAGAATctggaaaaatgatactttttttttttttttgtg AGACTTTGAATGAGGGGCATCAAACTCAGGTGTTTTCCCATTCGAGACAAATTCTAAACATCATTGAATGCCTCTTAAAGAATAAGCATGTTAAGACACTGCAAATTGATGGCACAGTTACTCAACTTTGGGAGCGAGAA AAAAGAGTTCAGCTATTCCAGTGAAATGAAGAgaactctgtttttcttcttaccACACTCA GTGGTGTTGGCCTAACACTAACTGCAGCAATTACAGTGGTCATTTTTGACCCTAGCTGGAACCCCGCAACTGACGTTCAAGCTGTGGATAGAGTTTACAGAATTGGACAAGAAGAGAATGTTGTAGTTTATAGGTTAATCACGTGTGGGACTGTGGAGGAAAAGATGTacagaaaacaggttttcaaggATTCACTAATCAGACAAACTA GTGCTAAGAAGAATTTCAGTAAACAAGAATTAAGACAGCTTTTTACAATTGAGGATCTTCAGCACTCTGTAACTCGGCTGCAGCATGCTGCTC GGGCATCTGATAAGAAACTGGCTGAACATA GCCTGCACTCTCTGGTGATAGCTGGACTCTTAGACCACGATGTGATGTACATGTGTGATCTGTCTGTTAAAGAAGAGTTTGATGTGACAGAAT TGTATATTCAACACACAGTTCAGAAAGCTCAGTTCCTTGTTGAATTTGAGTCTCAAAATATGATGGAAAAACAAAGAACTGGAAATGAGGGGGCCTGGCTAAGAGCACCTGTATTTCCTTctcaaacaaagaagaaataccccAAATTGAACAAACCACAGCCTTGCTTTTCGCCTCTTA CTACCCAGGAGGAAGATATCCGTTCTCAGATGGAAAATGTGAGCATTTATGATCACGCCAAAGAGACTGAGACATAAGATCTCTACAGTATAATGATGAATGGTCCCATGCTGCAAGACGG AGGCACCCACAGGAAAATAAATTCGATGCTGACTCTGGTTACTTTACCCAAGGGTGTTGGAGGTGTTTAAGGAATCTGGACCAAGTCTTTACTGGGAATAGTAAGAAGCTTTGTAGCTGAAAATAAGGCTGTGCAAAAAGGGCCATTACAAGGGGGGCCTATGCAAGAGGCGCTGCGAGAGAACCACCTGGGaagttttaattatttacttaGTCAATCAATCAGAATTGATCTTGGGCCAAATTTAGATCTACAGGATTGTGAGATTTTTTATCACTGCAGTCCCTGGCTTATTAATTCcacaacaaatgaaaataaaaatacagaattgaaTGTATCCATTATTAAAATACCTAATGACTTTTCAGCATCCCATAGTACACTGCATGGTGCCCAAGGAAATGAGGCCAAGTTGGAGGAAGAACCTTTAGCCTCCTCACTACAGTGTGGATATGATTTCAGTCTTTTCCTGGAAGACTCTGCATAAAATAGACAAAATCTCTCCCATAAGTCTTCTGAGCATGT GGGAAACAGCTTGTGTGGCTCTGCAACTAATTCCAGAGCAGAGTCACTACATCATCCTAGTTTGGATTCTTCTAAGAAAGATGAACCAGAA GAAGTAGGAGTTAATGTTAAAACCAGAAGGAAAGCTAGAAGGATCCTTTCAGATGACAAAGATGAAGATGATTCTTTTAAATGTACTTCAAACACAAGGCCATTCAGCAAATCTCCCTTTCAGTTCTCATCTGTGAGACAATTTGATGTTTCACTTCCCCAAAATGACAAAAGTCCAC GCAGGTTCTTTTCACCTGAAATTCCTGACAATGTAAATAAGTCTCCAAACTCCAGGAGATCTCTGGTTTCCAGGAGGTCTCTCATTAATGGGGATTTAGACCATGTGGAGAAGATGGACTCAGATTCCTCCATCTAA
- the LOC109695124 gene encoding zinc finger protein 621-like isoform X2, with translation MLQTAWPQELVSFEDVAVYFTQSQWASLEPVQRALYKDVMLENYANVASLGKGVVLSPEDKALRRRSFPGIPAHPFHKPVLISQLERGDAPWGPDPWATEHPTGMSPGGESWIKNEETLIKQEASEEMGLHRTSGERFPRNLSQHLDAKSKTVRPTFILNPNLILRGGMKFYECKECGKIFRHNSKLLRHQMSHTGEKPFKCNQCGKAFKSGHECMVHEKNHVGAGPYECKECGKGLSSNTALIRHQMIHTGEKPYACKECGQAFRRSATFLQHQRLHTGEKPYQCKECGKAFTRKITSVQHQRVHTGEKPYECKVCRKVFRWHANFVQHQKLHPVEKKPLKALRPSLDSPQCLSPALTLVPLQGRGSTPAMAMPSLTAPHAVLISTSGPFFMLLPISGMPSSPAQIVHVFQGLSPVKLPPIILTPSHPS, from the exons ATGCTGCAAACAGCTTGGCCCCAG GAGTTGGTATCCTTTGAGGATGTGGCTGTGTACTTCACCCAGAGTCAGTGGGCCAGCCTGGAGCCTGTGCAGAGAGCCCTGTACAAAGACGTGATGCTGGAGAATTATGCAAATGTGGCTTCCCTGG GGAAGGGTGTGGTTCTGAGCCCTGAGGACAAAGCCTTGAGGAGAAGGTCCTTTCCTGGCATTCCAG CACATCCCTTCCACAAACCTGTTCTCATCTCCCAGCTGGAAAGAGGGGATGCACCATGGGGTCCAGATCCCTGGGCCACAGAGCATCCAACAGGCATGAGTCCTG GTGGTGAATCCTGGATCAAGAATGAAGAGACCCTTATAAAGCAGGAAGCCTCTGAAGAGATGGGGTTGCACAGAACATCAGGGGAAAGATTCCCCAGAAACCTTTCTCAGCACCTTGATGCTAAAAGCAAGACAGTGAGGCCTACTTTCATTCTAAATCCAAACCTGATACTTCGTGGTGGCATGAAGTTCTATGAATGTAAAGAATGTGGGAAAATCTTCAGACATAACTCAAAGCTTCTTCGACATCAGATGAGTCACACTGGGGAAAAGCCCTTCAAATGTAACCAGTGTGGCAAAGCTTTCAAGTCAGGCCATGAATGTATGGTCCATGAGAAGAACCACGTTGGGGCGGGGCCCTATGAATGTAAGGAGTGTGGAAAAGGGTTGAGTTCCAACACAGCCTTAATTAGGCACCAGATgatccacactggagagaagccctatgcaTGCAAGGAGTGTGGCCAGGCCTTCCGCAGGAGCGCAACCTTCCTTCAGCACCAGAGGTTACACACAGGGGAGAAGCCCTACCAATGTAAGGAGTGTGGTAAAGCCTTCACTCGGAAAATAACATCCGTTCAGCACCAGAGagttcacactggggagaagccttaTGAATGTAAGGTGTGTCGGAAAGTTTTCAGATGGCATGCAAATTTTGTTCAGCATCAGAAATTGCACCCTGTGGAGAAGAAGCCCCTCAAGGCTCTTCGGCCAAGCCTGGACAGTCCCCAGTGCCTCTCTCCAGCCTTAACTCTGGTGCCTCTCCAGGGGCGCGGCTCCACTCCAGCTATGGCTATGCCTTCCCTAACTGCTCCTCATGCAGTACTCATTTCTACCTCTGGGCCTTTCTTCATGCTCCTGCCCATATCTGGAATGCCTTCTTCACCTGCCCAGATAGTGCATGTCTTCCAGGGCCTTAGTCCTGTAAAGCTTCCCCCAATTATTCTGACCCCTTCTCACCCCTCATGA
- the LOC109695124 gene encoding zinc finger protein 621-like isoform X1: MLQTAWPQELVSFEDVAVYFTQSQWASLEPVQRALYKDVMLENYANVASLGKGVVLSPEDKALRRRSFPGIPVAHPFHKPVLISQLERGDAPWGPDPWATEHPTGMSPGGESWIKNEETLIKQEASEEMGLHRTSGERFPRNLSQHLDAKSKTVRPTFILNPNLILRGGMKFYECKECGKIFRHNSKLLRHQMSHTGEKPFKCNQCGKAFKSGHECMVHEKNHVGAGPYECKECGKGLSSNTALIRHQMIHTGEKPYACKECGQAFRRSATFLQHQRLHTGEKPYQCKECGKAFTRKITSVQHQRVHTGEKPYECKVCRKVFRWHANFVQHQKLHPVEKKPLKALRPSLDSPQCLSPALTLVPLQGRGSTPAMAMPSLTAPHAVLISTSGPFFMLLPISGMPSSPAQIVHVFQGLSPVKLPPIILTPSHPS, translated from the exons ATGCTGCAAACAGCTTGGCCCCAG GAGTTGGTATCCTTTGAGGATGTGGCTGTGTACTTCACCCAGAGTCAGTGGGCCAGCCTGGAGCCTGTGCAGAGAGCCCTGTACAAAGACGTGATGCTGGAGAATTATGCAAATGTGGCTTCCCTGG GGAAGGGTGTGGTTCTGAGCCCTGAGGACAAAGCCTTGAGGAGAAGGTCCTTTCCTGGCATTCCAG TAGCACATCCCTTCCACAAACCTGTTCTCATCTCCCAGCTGGAAAGAGGGGATGCACCATGGGGTCCAGATCCCTGGGCCACAGAGCATCCAACAGGCATGAGTCCTG GTGGTGAATCCTGGATCAAGAATGAAGAGACCCTTATAAAGCAGGAAGCCTCTGAAGAGATGGGGTTGCACAGAACATCAGGGGAAAGATTCCCCAGAAACCTTTCTCAGCACCTTGATGCTAAAAGCAAGACAGTGAGGCCTACTTTCATTCTAAATCCAAACCTGATACTTCGTGGTGGCATGAAGTTCTATGAATGTAAAGAATGTGGGAAAATCTTCAGACATAACTCAAAGCTTCTTCGACATCAGATGAGTCACACTGGGGAAAAGCCCTTCAAATGTAACCAGTGTGGCAAAGCTTTCAAGTCAGGCCATGAATGTATGGTCCATGAGAAGAACCACGTTGGGGCGGGGCCCTATGAATGTAAGGAGTGTGGAAAAGGGTTGAGTTCCAACACAGCCTTAATTAGGCACCAGATgatccacactggagagaagccctatgcaTGCAAGGAGTGTGGCCAGGCCTTCCGCAGGAGCGCAACCTTCCTTCAGCACCAGAGGTTACACACAGGGGAGAAGCCCTACCAATGTAAGGAGTGTGGTAAAGCCTTCACTCGGAAAATAACATCCGTTCAGCACCAGAGagttcacactggggagaagccttaTGAATGTAAGGTGTGTCGGAAAGTTTTCAGATGGCATGCAAATTTTGTTCAGCATCAGAAATTGCACCCTGTGGAGAAGAAGCCCCTCAAGGCTCTTCGGCCAAGCCTGGACAGTCCCCAGTGCCTCTCTCCAGCCTTAACTCTGGTGCCTCTCCAGGGGCGCGGCTCCACTCCAGCTATGGCTATGCCTTCCCTAACTGCTCCTCATGCAGTACTCATTTCTACCTCTGGGCCTTTCTTCATGCTCCTGCCCATATCTGGAATGCCTTCTTCACCTGCCCAGATAGTGCATGTCTTCCAGGGCCTTAGTCCTGTAAAGCTTCCCCCAATTATTCTGACCCCTTCTCACCCCTCATGA
- the LOC109695124 gene encoding zinc finger protein 621-like isoform X3 — translation MLQTAWPQELVSFEDVAVYFTQSQWASLEPVQRALYKDVMLENYANVASLGKGVVLSPEDKALRRRSFPGIPGGESWIKNEETLIKQEASEEMGLHRTSGERFPRNLSQHLDAKSKTVRPTFILNPNLILRGGMKFYECKECGKIFRHNSKLLRHQMSHTGEKPFKCNQCGKAFKSGHECMVHEKNHVGAGPYECKECGKGLSSNTALIRHQMIHTGEKPYACKECGQAFRRSATFLQHQRLHTGEKPYQCKECGKAFTRKITSVQHQRVHTGEKPYECKVCRKVFRWHANFVQHQKLHPVEKKPLKALRPSLDSPQCLSPALTLVPLQGRGSTPAMAMPSLTAPHAVLISTSGPFFMLLPISGMPSSPAQIVHVFQGLSPVKLPPIILTPSHPS, via the exons ATGCTGCAAACAGCTTGGCCCCAG GAGTTGGTATCCTTTGAGGATGTGGCTGTGTACTTCACCCAGAGTCAGTGGGCCAGCCTGGAGCCTGTGCAGAGAGCCCTGTACAAAGACGTGATGCTGGAGAATTATGCAAATGTGGCTTCCCTGG GGAAGGGTGTGGTTCTGAGCCCTGAGGACAAAGCCTTGAGGAGAAGGTCCTTTCCTGGCATTCCAG GTGGTGAATCCTGGATCAAGAATGAAGAGACCCTTATAAAGCAGGAAGCCTCTGAAGAGATGGGGTTGCACAGAACATCAGGGGAAAGATTCCCCAGAAACCTTTCTCAGCACCTTGATGCTAAAAGCAAGACAGTGAGGCCTACTTTCATTCTAAATCCAAACCTGATACTTCGTGGTGGCATGAAGTTCTATGAATGTAAAGAATGTGGGAAAATCTTCAGACATAACTCAAAGCTTCTTCGACATCAGATGAGTCACACTGGGGAAAAGCCCTTCAAATGTAACCAGTGTGGCAAAGCTTTCAAGTCAGGCCATGAATGTATGGTCCATGAGAAGAACCACGTTGGGGCGGGGCCCTATGAATGTAAGGAGTGTGGAAAAGGGTTGAGTTCCAACACAGCCTTAATTAGGCACCAGATgatccacactggagagaagccctatgcaTGCAAGGAGTGTGGCCAGGCCTTCCGCAGGAGCGCAACCTTCCTTCAGCACCAGAGGTTACACACAGGGGAGAAGCCCTACCAATGTAAGGAGTGTGGTAAAGCCTTCACTCGGAAAATAACATCCGTTCAGCACCAGAGagttcacactggggagaagccttaTGAATGTAAGGTGTGTCGGAAAGTTTTCAGATGGCATGCAAATTTTGTTCAGCATCAGAAATTGCACCCTGTGGAGAAGAAGCCCCTCAAGGCTCTTCGGCCAAGCCTGGACAGTCCCCAGTGCCTCTCTCCAGCCTTAACTCTGGTGCCTCTCCAGGGGCGCGGCTCCACTCCAGCTATGGCTATGCCTTCCCTAACTGCTCCTCATGCAGTACTCATTTCTACCTCTGGGCCTTTCTTCATGCTCCTGCCCATATCTGGAATGCCTTCTTCACCTGCCCAGATAGTGCATGTCTTCCAGGGCCTTAGTCCTGTAAAGCTTCCCCCAATTATTCTGACCCCTTCTCACCCCTCATGA